In Rathayibacter sp. VKM Ac-2762, one DNA window encodes the following:
- a CDS encoding response regulator gives MSDEPAITLAILDDHPILLAALAEWIRRSGTDIRVAATAGTWTDLLAHPAFPTDVVLLDIDLGDELDLAMKIRIIAAAGAATIIISTHSEPGTISRALEAGAHGYVVKSERTETILAAIRAAARDERFLTAQTRELLGADRPGTLTHREREIVRLFVDGMPLKQVATLLGITQDAARSSLRSARGKYRAEGLAVGTKISLRRQALRDGIVER, from the coding sequence ATGAGCGACGAGCCCGCGATCACGCTGGCCATCCTCGACGACCACCCGATCCTGCTGGCGGCGCTGGCGGAGTGGATCCGCCGCTCGGGCACGGACATCCGCGTGGCGGCGACGGCCGGCACCTGGACGGACCTGCTCGCGCACCCGGCCTTCCCGACCGACGTGGTGCTGCTCGACATCGACCTCGGCGACGAGCTCGACCTCGCCATGAAGATCCGGATCATCGCGGCCGCCGGCGCCGCCACGATCATCATCAGCACGCACTCCGAGCCGGGGACGATCAGCCGGGCGCTCGAGGCCGGAGCGCACGGCTACGTGGTCAAGAGCGAGCGGACCGAGACGATCCTCGCGGCGATCCGGGCGGCGGCGCGCGACGAGCGCTTCCTGACGGCGCAGACGCGGGAGCTGCTCGGGGCCGACCGCCCGGGCACCCTGACGCACCGCGAGCGGGAGATCGTCCGCCTCTTCGTCGACGGGATGCCGCTGAAGCAGGTCGCCACGCTCCTCGGCATCACCCAGGACGCCGCGCGGAGCTCGCTGCGCAGCGCCCGGGGCAAGTACCGGGCGGAGGGGCTGGCCGTCGGCACGAAGATCTCGCTCCGCCGGCAGGCGCTGCGCGACGGGATCGTCGAGCGCTAG